ACAACGGTAATTTCATTTTCTTCACCGACGAGGTTTTCTGCCAGTGTCCCGCCGACTTGGCCGGCGCCTAAGATGATGATTTTCATATTGATTACGGTCGATTTTCTATTATTGTTTTGTCAACTTTGCGTAGTAAAACCCATCACTCAATCCGGGTAATAGCTGCAAGCCTGGTTGTGCTTCTGTGTCTGCATCATGTAAAGGTATGAGCTTCGCATCAAGGGTCGCAGAAAGAAAACGTGCGATCTGTTGCTGGTTCTCTTGTGGCAGTACCGAGCAGGTAGCGTAAACTAGTGTGCCACCGGGTTTAAGCAATGGCCAGATTTTATCAATAATTTGTGCCTGTAACGTCACCAAGTTATCAATATCAGAAGCGCGTCTTAGCCATTTGATGTCCGGGTGTCGTCTAATAACGCCAGTTGCAGAGCAAGGAACATCCAATAAGATGCGATCATATTGCTCGCCATCCCACCATGCTTCGGGGTCACTTGCATCGCCCTCAAGGCACTTGGCCGATAAACCGATACGCTCAAGGTTTTGCTCCACACGTTGTAAGCGATCACCATCAGCATCAATGGCAGTCACTTCGGCGTCTGCTAACTCCAAAATATGGCAAGTCTTGCCACCTGGGGCTGCACAAGCATCAAGAATACTCTCACCTTCTTGTGGCGCTAATAATCTCGCGGCTTTTTGGGCGGCGGCGTCTTGCACTGAGCAAGCGCCAGCGGCAAACTGTGGTAACGCATAAACGTCAATCGGGCTATCAAGCAAAACTCCGTCTGGGTATTCGCTATGAAGCTGATAGGTTATCCCTTCTTGGTCTAGCATTGCTGCGTAGTCTGAAGTAGAAAACTGGGATTGGTTTACACGCAGCCACATTGGTGCTTGTTGTTGATTCGCCTCTAAAATAGCTTGCCACTGAGTAGGGTAAGCTGCTTTAAGTTGATTGATAAACCAGCCAGGGTGGTTGTATAAACAAGCAGGGATCTCTGCAGCACTGGTTTCTAGTTCGACCTGATGACGTTGGAAGCTGCGTAAAATTGCATTAACTAAGCCTTTCATGCCGGGCGCTCTTAGTGGCGTGAGTGCGTTTACAGTTTCGGCTACTGCAGCATGAGCTGGTACGCGCATATGTTGTAGTTGGTAAATACCCACATACAGCAAAAACTGGAAAACACGGCGCTTACCTTTAAGCGGTTGCTCAAGTAACTGCTGGCAATAGTGTTCAAGTGAAGGCAAATATCTTAATACGCCGTAGCAAATTTGCTGTAGCAAGGCTTTGTCTTTACCGTCTAACTGGCTGGTGGCAAGTGGTAATTGAGCACTTAACGACGCGCCTTTATCGACGACTTGAAATAGGGTTTGGGCAGCGAGTGCGCGTACATTACTCACGCGTCACCAACCTTAGCACCCAGTGCTACCCAGTCGGCACGACCATTTAAAAAGTCTTGTGCAGACATTGGCTTTTTACCTTGTGGTTGCAAGGTGTGAATTTCCAATGCCTGTGTGCCACAGGCAATTACGATACCATGCTTATCTGCG
The sequence above is a segment of the Pseudoalteromonas piscicida genome. Coding sequences within it:
- the rsmB gene encoding 16S rRNA (cytosine(967)-C(5))-methyltransferase RsmB is translated as MSNVRALAAQTLFQVVDKGASLSAQLPLATSQLDGKDKALLQQICYGVLRYLPSLEHYCQQLLEQPLKGKRRVFQFLLYVGIYQLQHMRVPAHAAVAETVNALTPLRAPGMKGLVNAILRSFQRHQVELETSAAEIPACLYNHPGWFINQLKAAYPTQWQAILEANQQQAPMWLRVNQSQFSTSDYAAMLDQEGITYQLHSEYPDGVLLDSPIDVYALPQFAAGACSVQDAAAQKAARLLAPQEGESILDACAAPGGKTCHILELADAEVTAIDADGDRLQRVEQNLERIGLSAKCLEGDASDPEAWWDGEQYDRILLDVPCSATGVIRRHPDIKWLRRASDIDNLVTLQAQIIDKIWPLLKPGGTLVYATCSVLPQENQQQIARFLSATLDAKLIPLHDADTEAQPGLQLLPGLSDGFYYAKLTKQ